In Mycolicibacterium gadium, the genomic window GCAGGACCAGGGTGTTGGTGACGCCGATGCCGATGTGCAGAGACGTGCGGGCGACGTCGAACAGGTCGGGCGCCTTGGCCCGTTCCACCATGAAGGTGACGAAGAAGACGCCGAACACGAGCATGTCGCCGAACAGGAACACCCAGGTCCCGGACTCGGCGGGGATCCGCCGGGCGGAGGGGTCGCCCGGCGCCGTCGCAGCCGCCGTCACGGTGTTGCGGCCAACCGGCTTTCGGCGGCTTCCTCCGCCTTGATGGACTTCAGCAGCACGACGGTGGTGCCGATCATCCAGACGATCAGGGCGAGCCCGGGCAGGTAGTAGGCGAACACGCCATCCCAGGCGAGCGGGCCGGTACTCATGGCCACCACGACGCAGCCGGGGAGCGACAGCATGGCCACCCACAGGTTGAGGAAGCCATACCAGCGCGGGAAGGTCGGGGGGTCGCCCTTGTCGGTGAACGACGCGATCGCCAGTGTGAGGTTCTGCATGACGATGGTGCCGACGATGCCGATGAACCACAGCCAGAAGAAGTCGCTGAACGCCTGGGTGATCTCCGGATCACGTTGCCCGGCCCGAAATGCCGCCGCCGCCAACGCCATCAGCGAGAACATCATCGCCGGGGTGAAGATCGCGGCGGCCAGCAGCTGGGTCAGGGTGAGCATGCCCCATTGCCCCTCGGCTCGCCGCAGGCGCAGCACGATCACTGCGTGGAACGGAATGGCGAGCGCGGCAGCGAGCAGTGCGCCGGCAAGCCCGAATCGGACCCAGAGGTTCTCGGTGCTCAGGAAGGCGTCGGTCTGCTCGGCCGTGTCCGACGGGGACATCGGCGGAAAGAGTTTTGCGATGCCGGAAAAGCACACGCTGTAAAGGACGATCATCGCGGTCCCACACCATGCGCCGACGCGCTGTAACTTCAGCTCCACGGCTGAGAACGCTACGGTGCGGCGGCCCGATTCGGAAGAAGTTTTGTCAAATTTGCCAAAACCGAGATCTGGGCTGCGCAGGACGGGCAGGTCCCGACCGGTAAGCTTCCTGCGGTCCGCCCCCGTAGCTCAGGGGATAGAGCACGGCTCTCCTAAAGCCGGTGTCGCATGTTCGAATCATGCCGGGGGCACCAAGACGGTTTGCAGGTCAGCGCGGTTTCCGGGCGGTTGCCCTACTTCCCCTCGCTCCTCTCTGGTCGGTGTGTGGTCGGTGCTTCGTTGGTATCAGATGGTTCCGGGTGGCTGCCTTTGTCTCGGGCGACGGCCTCCATGAGCCGACGCGCGTTCTCCGGGGAGCGCAGTAGATAGTCCGTCTGGTCCCCCGTAGCAGGATCGACCACAGACAAATCGTCCTCCTGAGAATCACTCCGCGTCGTCCGATCCGCTGTCGCGCGCCCATGCTCGATAGCCTCGCGGGCTGCCGCATCAAGCCGATTGGCGACATCGTCCAAGTCACTTGGAAAGAGGCCGGCGTAATGGTTCAGGGTCGTTGCTGCGGACTCATGGCCAAGTAGGCGGGCGACGGCTACCACGGACGCTCCAGCCTGTATGGCTAGCGATGCGGCAGTGTCGCGAAGATTGTGCGGCGTGATGTCGAGTTCCAGGGCGTTGACCGCATCATCGAAGACGTCGCGGCGGAAGTTGCGATTCCGGAGCGGGGTGCGATTCGCAGACGGGAAGACGAGTTCATCAGCTTTGTGGACTCCCCGGAACCTAACGAGTTCCTCCGACACGATCGCCGGGATGGGCACGGTCCTGGCCTGGTGATCCTTGACCGACGACATCTCGCCACGTGGCGCTTCTTCCGAGTACGCACGCGCAACCCGCAGGGATCGCCTGCCGAGATCGACCTCAGCCCATCGCAAAGCCGCTAGTTCGCCCCACCGCAGGCCGCAATATCCGGCGACCAATACGAGGATCCGGTCCCGTCTCTCATTGAGGTGGTCGGCCAGCTGCCAGAGTTCGTCATGCGTCAGCGGACGCGGGTCATTGCCCTGGACCTTGGGCAGGCGGATACCGGCAGCAGGGTTGCGATGGATGGCACCATCGCGGACCGCATGATCGAACACTCGGCGCAGTACGCCGAGCGAATGGCGCGCGGTCGCCGCTGACTGCTTGCGTGAAATCTCGGCCGCCCAAGCCTGGACCTCGGAGGGTCGCACCGATACAAGCGGGCGCCGACCAAATGCCTGAGCAATCTGCTTGGCGACCACGCCGCGAATCTTGCGCTCCGTAGCTTGTGCCCTCGCCGGTTGAGCCGACAACCAAATCTCGCACCATTCTCGGACCGGTAGCTCGCCCGCTTTGGGGTCGGCCCATGCTCCGGTCTTCAGTGTCTCGACTTGCTTGCGTTCCCACTCCTGTGCGTCGCGCTTGCGAGGAAACGTTCTGGAGGCGACGTACCGTCCGCGAAAATACACCCGAGCCCGGTAGACGCGGGCTCCATTCGGACCGGTCCTCGGCTCAATCACTGTTCTACGCCTCCATTCGCGACTCACGGCGCGAATCGAGCCACTCATCGACCTCAGCTGCGTCCCAACGGAGCGCCGTGCCGATCCGGATCGCCGGAGGACCCTCTCCACGAAGCCGCCACGCTCTGATGCAGCCAACCGAAACTTTCAGACGACTCGCTAGCTGGTCGATCTTCAACAACTCATCGCCGCGAGTAACAGCCTTAGCTCGCACTGTCTCCCCTTTCAAGCCCGGGCTCACGCGCCGGCATGCGCCGGCTTGCGTCTGAGCACTGGATGTCCAGGGAGCAGGAATCGGCCCCGGACTCCGCATCCCTCCTGACTGATTCCATCAGCGCATCAGCAAGTAGTTCGAGCGGGTTGGCTACGAGACCGCGCAACGCCTGGATGTGCTGCCGAAGCATGTTGTCGGGGACAAAGGGGCTTCTAAACCGAATCTGTTCCCCATCAATCGAACTCACTCCGACGCCGGTGGGTGCGCCAATGGGACTGATCTCAGATTCCGTCGAGAACTCCCCCAGCACTGAGGTCGCAGCTTCACGCGTCCGGACAGAGAAACACACTCTCAGCGCGCAGTTGTCACGCGTGCTCGTCGGGATACTGTCCGCAGTTGGGCGCTGCGTACTGAGGACGACGACGATGCCTGCCGATCGTCCCCGCTTAACCAGATCTCTTACAAGAGAATCAATCTCCGCACCGACAGCCTTTGCGTCCTTCGTCGGATGTGAGCGGGCATCGAGATACGCCTGACACTCGTCGATGACGACCACAACGACTGGATGCAACCGGGACGGACCGGCCGACCACAGATTCGCGTGTCCATACAGTTCTGGAGCGTTCCTCAGCCGCTCCCGCATCAGAGTCTGAATGTCCTGGAGCGAATCTCTGACTACTTCGAGATCTCCCGCCTCGTCACCACTCACGTACCGATACGCCCGCGCCGCCAAGCCGTCCAGGTCGTAGCCCTGCTTGCCGTCAATTAGCAGCCACTGAACATCTTCGCGGTGCGCCAGAGAACCAAGTGCAAACGCCAGCCATGCGCTCTTCCCACCCCCTGGCACGCCTCCGACGACGACCCCGCTCACATTGCGGCACGAGCCTGCAACTGCTCCGCCGTGCTCGTCGACCCCAAGCGGAATATCCCAGTCTCGCGCAATCTGAGGAGCCGTCAACAGAATCGGCGCACTGAGCGGATCACGCACCCGGAGCGCTAGTTCGAAGACGCCGGCTCGCGGCTCCGCCACGGTTACCTCCCGCACTCGCAGTGCAGAGCTCAACTGACCACAATGGCGATGCCAGCCGTCCAAACTTTGACCGGGCACACCCCGCACCGCCACAGCCAATCCGTATGGCGCTCTCCGCTTCTCCGTGACTACAGGGATATATCGAACGAGTCGACGGTCCCCCCGAGTCAAGCCCACTGCACCAGCCACCGCCCGCTTCGATAGCGGACGGCGCAGGTCCGCGTCAACCGAAAGACCTAGAATTTCGGCGAGATCCGCCCACTTGCGGCGGTTTGAGAGCACAGACATGGCGTACCGGAGATCCGGACCATAGCGCGACCACTGACGGCGGCGGCGTACACCAATAGCCAGAAGTATCAGCAGGATCGACAAAGCGATCGCGAAGATACCCCAGAACAGGAGATTGCCGTACCCGAGTAGCGAACCTATCCAGAAGACGAAACTAGCTAACCCGCACGAGAATACGAGACGTCGAACGTTCATTGCATCACGGCTTCCCGCTGATCCCGCCTCCGTGACGTGGCGTCTGGATGTCGACTCCACCAGTTGCTCGCGACTT contains:
- a CDS encoding helix-turn-helix transcriptional regulator, which codes for MRSPGPIPAPWTSSAQTQAGACRRVSPGLKGETVRAKAVTRGDELLKIDQLASRLKVSVGCIRAWRLRGEGPPAIRIGTALRWDAAEVDEWLDSRRESRMEA
- a CDS encoding FtsK/SpoIIIE domain-containing protein, which codes for MSSALRVREVTVAEPRAGVFELALRVRDPLSAPILLTAPQIARDWDIPLGVDEHGGAVAGSCRNVSGVVVGGVPGGGKSAWLAFALGSLAHREDVQWLLIDGKQGYDLDGLAARAYRYVSGDEAGDLEVVRDSLQDIQTLMRERLRNAPELYGHANLWSAGPSRLHPVVVVVIDECQAYLDARSHPTKDAKAVGAEIDSLVRDLVKRGRSAGIVVVLSTQRPTADSIPTSTRDNCALRVCFSVRTREAATSVLGEFSTESEISPIGAPTGVGVSSIDGEQIRFRSPFVPDNMLRQHIQALRGLVANPLELLADALMESVRRDAESGADSCSLDIQCSDASRRMPAREPGLERGDSAS